In Harpia harpyja isolate bHarHar1 chromosome 18, bHarHar1 primary haplotype, whole genome shotgun sequence, a single genomic region encodes these proteins:
- the POF1B gene encoding protein POF1B isoform X2 codes for MYGGQQQLQPLTLPPHLQQQHHYYRRQQHYSTLPAGRRTPSCPEPLPRPLPCWEPEPLPRPLPCREPPPCPEPPPPPPCRDPPPCPEPPRPPPCFEPAAHHQQESSVAYDRVRTYGPGCRRVSTSCSSRAASPLECSHGCQQVISGCDPPQQGTVRRIIIENPDQEPLSPFLRGGNFCPGSNVIYEKTIRKYELLNPHQEKQYQFSHQCQIPQQADQCHVAQPFQHSEQSQVTHQCQQTQTSNPCEIIPVSVSDDCGGNTVRRVTVQTCEPVNCSQENNDQLDCRYFGELLAELHRKTNDLHSCLLQHVEKIGGRNHDIEFTSQTEDIEDLIPKGLSEATKQQIRYLLQMRVTSDKSLRLVLSTFKNLREELCHLQDDLGKLETDSVLLKKDLAFKDSQVKEYETMLASLRENNRQQQQGLRESTAKCRSLEEQLLSLRLSEGEKECQLKELEYCKRALEQEIQSLKLQACSNPTLQTTTDELSSRYVEMINNLREDKDREIRSLRSQLCQFQQDISKREGSNSDLQIRLHELTSMLEEKDAFIKQQQEDLFRLKHEKLSGSQSPGVTAIITKKYRNQYPILGLLSDDYKVTPPVNKSNTIVIERTGEIWKHE; via the exons ATGTACgggggccagcagcagctgcagcccctcacgCTGCCCCCGCACCTCCAACAGCAGCACCACTACTACCGCCGCCAGCAGCACTACAGCACGCTCCCCGCCGGCCGGCGGACCCCGTCCTGCCCGGAGCCGCTGCCCCGGCCGCTGCCCTGCTGGGAGCCGgagccgctgccccggcccctgccctgccgggagccgccgccctgcccggagcccccgccgccgccgccgtgccgggATCCGCCGCCCTGCCCTgagccgccgcggcccccgccgtGCTTCGAGCCCGCGGCCCACCACCAGCAGGAAAGCAGCGTGGCGTACGACCGGGTGCGGACCTACGGCCCCGGCTGCCGGCGGGTGAGCACGTCCTGCTCCTCCCGGGCGGCCTCGCCGCTGGAATGCTCGCACGGCTGCCAGCAAGTCATCTCCGGCTGCGACCCGCCGCAACAG GGCACTGTTCGAAGGATTATTATCGAGAATCCTGATCAG gAGCCGTTATCCCCATTTCTTAGAGGGGGGAATTTCTGTCCTGGAAGTAATGTCATCTATGAAAAGACAATAAGAAAATATGAGCTATTAAATCCCCACCAA GAGAAGCAGTATCAGTTTTCGCACCAGTGTCAGATTCCCCAGCAAGCCGATCAGTGCCATGTTGCCCAGCCCTTCCAGCACTCTGAGCAGTCACAAGTCACTCACCAGTGCCAACAGACACAGACCAGTAACCCTTGTGAAATAATTCCAGTCTCTGTGAGCGATGACTGTGGAGGAAATACAGTGAGGAGGGTAACAGTTCAAACCTGTGAACCG GTGAATTGCTCTCAGGAAAATAATGACCAGCTGGACTGCCGCTACTTTGGTGAGCTCCTTGCTGAACTACACCGCAAGACCAACGACTTGCACAGTTGTTTACTACAGCATGTGGAAAAGATAGGAGGAAG GAACCATGACATTGAATTTACGTCTCAG ACTGAAGATATCGAAGATTTAATTCCTAAAGGACTGTCTGAGGCAACAAAGCAGCAGATTCGTTATCTCCTCCAG ATGAGAGTGACATCAGATAAATCTTTGAGACTCGTGCTTTCCACTTTCAAAAATTTACGTGAAGAGCTCTGCCATTTGCAGGATGACTTGGGG AAGTTAGAAACCGACAGTGTCTTACTTAAGAAGGATTTGGCTTTTAAAGATTCTCAAGTAAAAGAATATGAAACTATGTTGGCTTCTCTGAGAGAGAATAATCGTCAGCAGCAG CAAGGACTCAGAGAGAGTACTGCAAAATGTCGCTCTCTGGAAGAACAGCTCCTCTCTCTGCGGCTCAGTGAGGGAGAAAAGGAGTGTCAGCTAAAGGAACTGGAGTACTGCAAGCGTGCCTTGGAGCAAGAGATCCAGAGCCTTAAACTACAG GCGTGCTCTAATCCAACACTACAGACCACCACAGATGAACTCTCTAGCCGTTATGTAGAGATGATCAATAACTTGAGAGAGGATAAAGATCGTGAGATCCGCAGTCTTAGG TCTCAGTTATGCCAATTCCAGCAAGATATATCAAAGAGAGAAGGAAGTAACAGTGACTTGCAAATAAGGTTGCACGAACTGACATCGATGTTGGAGGAGAAAGATGCTTTtattaaacagcagcaagag GACCTCTTCCGACTGAAGCATGAGAAATTATCAGGCAGTCAGTCCCCTGGTGTAACAGCTATCATCACTAAGAA GTACAGGAATCAGTATCCAATTCTGGGTCTCTTGTCTGATGACTACAAGGTTACACCGCCTGTCAATAAATCAAACACTATTGTAATTGAGAGGACTGGAGAGATATGGAAACAC GAATGA
- the POF1B gene encoding protein POF1B isoform X1: MYGGQQQLQPLTLPPHLQQQHHYYRRQQHYSTLPAGRRTPSCPEPLPRPLPCWEPEPLPRPLPCREPPPCPEPPPPPPCRDPPPCPEPPRPPPCFEPAAHHQQESSVAYDRVRTYGPGCRRVSTSCSSRAASPLECSHGCQQVISGCDPPQQGTVRRIIIENPDQEPLSPFLRGGNFCPGSNVIYEKTIRKYELLNPHQEKQYQFSHQCQIPQQADQCHVAQPFQHSEQSQVTHQCQQTQTSNPCEIIPVSVSDDCGGNTVRRVTVQTCEPVNCSQENNDQLDCRYFGELLAELHRKTNDLHSCLLQHVEKIGGRNHDIEFTSQTEDIEDLIPKGLSEATKQQIRYLLQMRVTSDKSLRLVLSTFKNLREELCHLQDDLGKLETDSVLLKKDLAFKDSQVKEYETMLASLRENNRQQQQGLRESTAKCRSLEEQLLSLRLSEGEKECQLKELEYCKRALEQEIQSLKLQACSNPTLQTTTDELSSRYVEMINNLREDKDREIRSLRSQLCQFQQDISKREGSNSDLQIRLHELTSMLEEKDAFIKQQQEDLFRLKHEKLSGSQSPGVTAIITKKYRNQYPILGLLSDDYKVTPPVNKSNTIVIERTGEIWKHVSLPRDQLFSL, from the exons ATGTACgggggccagcagcagctgcagcccctcacgCTGCCCCCGCACCTCCAACAGCAGCACCACTACTACCGCCGCCAGCAGCACTACAGCACGCTCCCCGCCGGCCGGCGGACCCCGTCCTGCCCGGAGCCGCTGCCCCGGCCGCTGCCCTGCTGGGAGCCGgagccgctgccccggcccctgccctgccgggagccgccgccctgcccggagcccccgccgccgccgccgtgccgggATCCGCCGCCCTGCCCTgagccgccgcggcccccgccgtGCTTCGAGCCCGCGGCCCACCACCAGCAGGAAAGCAGCGTGGCGTACGACCGGGTGCGGACCTACGGCCCCGGCTGCCGGCGGGTGAGCACGTCCTGCTCCTCCCGGGCGGCCTCGCCGCTGGAATGCTCGCACGGCTGCCAGCAAGTCATCTCCGGCTGCGACCCGCCGCAACAG GGCACTGTTCGAAGGATTATTATCGAGAATCCTGATCAG gAGCCGTTATCCCCATTTCTTAGAGGGGGGAATTTCTGTCCTGGAAGTAATGTCATCTATGAAAAGACAATAAGAAAATATGAGCTATTAAATCCCCACCAA GAGAAGCAGTATCAGTTTTCGCACCAGTGTCAGATTCCCCAGCAAGCCGATCAGTGCCATGTTGCCCAGCCCTTCCAGCACTCTGAGCAGTCACAAGTCACTCACCAGTGCCAACAGACACAGACCAGTAACCCTTGTGAAATAATTCCAGTCTCTGTGAGCGATGACTGTGGAGGAAATACAGTGAGGAGGGTAACAGTTCAAACCTGTGAACCG GTGAATTGCTCTCAGGAAAATAATGACCAGCTGGACTGCCGCTACTTTGGTGAGCTCCTTGCTGAACTACACCGCAAGACCAACGACTTGCACAGTTGTTTACTACAGCATGTGGAAAAGATAGGAGGAAG GAACCATGACATTGAATTTACGTCTCAG ACTGAAGATATCGAAGATTTAATTCCTAAAGGACTGTCTGAGGCAACAAAGCAGCAGATTCGTTATCTCCTCCAG ATGAGAGTGACATCAGATAAATCTTTGAGACTCGTGCTTTCCACTTTCAAAAATTTACGTGAAGAGCTCTGCCATTTGCAGGATGACTTGGGG AAGTTAGAAACCGACAGTGTCTTACTTAAGAAGGATTTGGCTTTTAAAGATTCTCAAGTAAAAGAATATGAAACTATGTTGGCTTCTCTGAGAGAGAATAATCGTCAGCAGCAG CAAGGACTCAGAGAGAGTACTGCAAAATGTCGCTCTCTGGAAGAACAGCTCCTCTCTCTGCGGCTCAGTGAGGGAGAAAAGGAGTGTCAGCTAAAGGAACTGGAGTACTGCAAGCGTGCCTTGGAGCAAGAGATCCAGAGCCTTAAACTACAG GCGTGCTCTAATCCAACACTACAGACCACCACAGATGAACTCTCTAGCCGTTATGTAGAGATGATCAATAACTTGAGAGAGGATAAAGATCGTGAGATCCGCAGTCTTAGG TCTCAGTTATGCCAATTCCAGCAAGATATATCAAAGAGAGAAGGAAGTAACAGTGACTTGCAAATAAGGTTGCACGAACTGACATCGATGTTGGAGGAGAAAGATGCTTTtattaaacagcagcaagag GACCTCTTCCGACTGAAGCATGAGAAATTATCAGGCAGTCAGTCCCCTGGTGTAACAGCTATCATCACTAAGAA GTACAGGAATCAGTATCCAATTCTGGGTCTCTTGTCTGATGACTACAAGGTTACACCGCCTGTCAATAAATCAAACACTATTGTAATTGAGAGGACTGGAGAGATATGGAAACACGTAAGTTTACCTAGAGATCAACTATTCAGTCTCTGA